In Callospermophilus lateralis isolate mCalLat2 chromosome 19, mCalLat2.hap1, whole genome shotgun sequence, the following are encoded in one genomic region:
- the Rnps1 gene encoding RNA-binding protein with serine-rich domain 1 isoform X1: protein MDLSGVKKKSLLGVKENNKKSSTRAPSPTKRKDRSDEKSKDRSKDKGTTKESSEKDRGRDKTRKRRSASSGSSSTRSRSSSTSSSGSSTSTGSSSGSSSSSASSRSGSSSTSRSSSSSSSSGSPSPSRRRHDNRRRSRSKSKPPKRDEKERKRRSPSPKPTKVHIGRLTRNVTKDHIMEIFSTYGKIKMIDMPVERMHPHLSKGYAYVEFENPDEAEKALKHMDGGQIDGQEITATAVLAPWPRPPPRRFSPPRRMLPPPPMWRRSPPRMRRRSRSPRRRSPMRRRSRSPGRRRHRSRSSSNSSR, encoded by the exons CTAGGGCTCCTTCTCCTACCAAACGCAAGGACCGCTCTGATGAGAAGTCCAAGGATCGCTCTAAAGACAAAGGGACCACCAAGGAGTCAAGCGAGAAGGACCGTGGCAGGGATAAGACTCGAAAGAGGCGCAGTGCTTCCAGTGGAAGCAGTAGTACCAG GTCTCGGTCCAGTTCCACCTCCAGCTCAGGATCCAGTACCAGCACAGGCTCAAGTAGTGGCTCCAGCTCTTCCTCTGCATCCAGCCGCTCGGGAAGCTCCAGTACATCCCGCAGCTCCAGTTCCAGCAGTTCCTCTGGATCTCCCAGCCCTTCTCGGCGCAGACACGACAACAGGCGGCGCTCCCGCTCCAA ATCTAAGCCACCTAAAAGAgatgaaaaggaaaggaaaaggcgGAGCCCTTCCCCTAAACCTACCAAAGTGCATATTGGAAGACTCACCAGGAATGTGACCAAG GATCACATCATGGAGATATTTTCTACctatggaaaaattaaaatgattgacATGCCTGTGGAAAGGATGCATCCTCATCTATCCAAAGGCTATGCATATGTGGAGTTTGAGAATCCAGATGAAGCTGAGAAGGCGCTGAAACACATGGATGGAG GACAAATTGATGGCCAGGAGATTACTGCTACTGCTGTGTTGGCCCCCTGGCCTAGGCCACCCCCCAGGCGATTCAGCCCTCCCAGGAGAATGCTGCCACCACCTCCCATGTGGCGTAGGTCACCCCCACGGATGAGGAGGAG GTCACGCTCTCCAAGACGCAGGTCCCCCATGCGCAGGCGGTCCCGCTCTCCGGGCCGCCGCCGCCACAGAAGCCGCTCCAGTTCAAATTCCTCCCGATAA
- the Rnps1 gene encoding RNA-binding protein with serine-rich domain 1 isoform X2: MAPSPTKRKDRSDEKSKDRSKDKGTTKESSEKDRGRDKTRKRRSASSGSSSTRSRSSSTSSSGSSTSTGSSSGSSSSSASSRSGSSSTSRSSSSSSSSGSPSPSRRRHDNRRRSRSKSKPPKRDEKERKRRSPSPKPTKVHIGRLTRNVTKDHIMEIFSTYGKIKMIDMPVERMHPHLSKGYAYVEFENPDEAEKALKHMDGGQIDGQEITATAVLAPWPRPPPRRFSPPRRMLPPPPMWRRSPPRMRRRSRSPRRRSPMRRRSRSPGRRRHRSRSSSNSSR, from the exons GGCTCCTTCTCCTACCAAACGCAAGGACCGCTCTGATGAGAAGTCCAAGGATCGCTCTAAAGACAAAGGGACCACCAAGGAGTCAAGCGAGAAGGACCGTGGCAGGGATAAGACTCGAAAGAGGCGCAGTGCTTCCAGTGGAAGCAGTAGTACCAG GTCTCGGTCCAGTTCCACCTCCAGCTCAGGATCCAGTACCAGCACAGGCTCAAGTAGTGGCTCCAGCTCTTCCTCTGCATCCAGCCGCTCGGGAAGCTCCAGTACATCCCGCAGCTCCAGTTCCAGCAGTTCCTCTGGATCTCCCAGCCCTTCTCGGCGCAGACACGACAACAGGCGGCGCTCCCGCTCCAA ATCTAAGCCACCTAAAAGAgatgaaaaggaaaggaaaaggcgGAGCCCTTCCCCTAAACCTACCAAAGTGCATATTGGAAGACTCACCAGGAATGTGACCAAG GATCACATCATGGAGATATTTTCTACctatggaaaaattaaaatgattgacATGCCTGTGGAAAGGATGCATCCTCATCTATCCAAAGGCTATGCATATGTGGAGTTTGAGAATCCAGATGAAGCTGAGAAGGCGCTGAAACACATGGATGGAG GACAAATTGATGGCCAGGAGATTACTGCTACTGCTGTGTTGGCCCCCTGGCCTAGGCCACCCCCCAGGCGATTCAGCCCTCCCAGGAGAATGCTGCCACCACCTCCCATGTGGCGTAGGTCACCCCCACGGATGAGGAGGAG GTCACGCTCTCCAAGACGCAGGTCCCCCATGCGCAGGCGGTCCCGCTCTCCGGGCCGCCGCCGCCACAGAAGCCGCTCCAGTTCAAATTCCTCCCGATAA